A section of the Burkholderia mallei ATCC 23344 genome encodes:
- a CDS encoding bifunctional UDP-4-keto-pentose/UDP-xylose synthase, translating into MKAKKVLILGVNGFIGHHLSKRILETTDWEVFGMDMQTDRLGDLVKHERMHFFEGDITINKEWVEYHVKKCDVILPLVAIATPATYVKQPLRVFELDFEANLPIVRSAVKYGKHLVFPSTSEVYGMCADEQFDPDASALTYGPINKPRWIYACSKQLMDRVIWGYGMEGLNFTLFRPFNWIGPGLDSIYTPKEGSSRVVTQFLGHIVRGENISLVDGGSQKRAFTYVDDGISALMKIIENSNGVATGKIYNIGNPNNNFSVRELANKMLELAAEFPEYADSAKRVKLVETTSGAYYGNGYQDVQNRVPKIENTMQELGWAPQFTFDDALRQIFEAYRGHVADARAFVEQHG; encoded by the coding sequence ATGAAAGCAAAAAAAGTCCTGATCCTGGGTGTGAACGGCTTCATCGGTCATCACCTGTCCAAGCGCATTCTTGAAACCACCGATTGGGAAGTGTTCGGCATGGACATGCAGACCGATCGGCTCGGCGATCTCGTCAAGCACGAGCGGATGCATTTCTTCGAAGGCGACATCACGATCAACAAGGAGTGGGTCGAGTATCACGTGAAGAAGTGCGACGTGATCCTGCCGCTCGTCGCGATCGCGACGCCCGCCACCTACGTCAAACAGCCGCTGCGCGTGTTCGAGCTCGACTTCGAGGCGAACCTGCCGATCGTGCGCTCGGCCGTCAAGTACGGCAAGCATCTCGTGTTTCCGTCGACGTCCGAGGTCTATGGCATGTGCGCGGACGAGCAGTTCGACCCGGATGCGTCCGCCCTCACCTACGGCCCGATCAACAAGCCGCGCTGGATCTACGCGTGCTCGAAGCAACTGATGGACCGCGTGATCTGGGGCTACGGGATGGAAGGCCTGAACTTCACGCTGTTCCGCCCGTTCAACTGGATCGGCCCGGGCCTCGACTCGATCTACACGCCGAAGGAAGGCAGCTCGCGCGTCGTCACGCAGTTCCTCGGCCACATCGTGCGCGGCGAGAACATCAGCCTCGTCGACGGCGGCTCGCAAAAGCGCGCGTTCACGTACGTCGACGACGGCATCAGCGCACTGATGAAGATCATCGAGAATTCGAACGGCGTCGCGACGGGCAAGATCTACAACATCGGGAATCCGAACAATAACTTCTCGGTGCGCGAACTCGCGAACAAGATGCTCGAGCTCGCGGCGGAGTTCCCCGAGTACGCCGATTCGGCCAAGCGCGTGAAGCTCGTCGAGACGACCTCGGGCGCGTACTACGGCAACGGCTATCAAGACGTGCAGAACCGCGTGCCGAAGATCGAGAACACGATGCAGGAGCTCGGCTGGGCACCGCAGTTCACGTTCGACGACGCGCTGCGCCAGATCTTCGAGGCGTACCGCGGCCACGTCGCCGACGCGCGCGCGTTCGTCGAGCAGCACGGCTGA
- a CDS encoding Mth938-like domain-containing protein: protein MKLHQDPSNALNTVTGYGPDYVDINLQRHETSVIVLPGAPVVEWPVASFDALTPELFAMLLEPQPEVVVFGSGARLRFPHPRLTAQLTAQRVGVETMDFQAACRTYNILMAEGRKVAAALLIER, encoded by the coding sequence TTGAAATTACATCAGGACCCGAGCAACGCGCTCAATACCGTCACCGGCTATGGCCCCGATTATGTCGACATCAATCTGCAGCGCCACGAGACGAGCGTGATCGTGCTGCCCGGCGCACCCGTCGTCGAATGGCCCGTCGCGTCGTTCGACGCGCTCACGCCCGAGCTCTTCGCGATGCTGCTCGAACCGCAACCCGAGGTCGTGGTCTTCGGCAGCGGCGCAAGACTGCGCTTCCCGCATCCGCGCCTGACCGCGCAACTCACCGCGCAGCGCGTCGGCGTCGAGACGATGGATTTCCAGGCCGCCTGCCGCACGTACAACATCCTGATGGCCGAAGGCCGGAAGGTCGCGGCGGCGCTGCTGATCGAACGTTAA
- a CDS encoding DegT/DnrJ/EryC1/StrS family aminotransferase yields MSQTSVPFLPFVKPEIDEETIQGVADVLRSGWITTGPQCQRFEAALSEYCGGRPVRVFNSGTATLEIGLRIAGVGPGDEVITTPASWVATSNVILETGATPVFVDIDPVTRNLDLGLVEKAITPRTKAIIPVYLAGLPVDMDRLYAIARAHELRVIEDAAQALGSTWRGQRIGAIGDIVSFSFHPNKNITSIEGGALVLNDEAEATLAQKYRLQGITRTGLDGMDCDVLGGKYNLTDVAARVGWGQLAHLERFNATRHALARRYFDAFANGPACALGVGLPVADFENTNWHMFQITLPLEKLSISRGEFMEQLKQRGIGSGVHYPAIHLFTLYRARGFAQGMFPHAERFGASTVTLPLFTQMSEAHVQRVVDAVNQICEQYGK; encoded by the coding sequence ATGAGCCAGACTTCCGTTCCTTTCCTGCCGTTCGTCAAACCCGAGATCGACGAGGAAACCATTCAGGGCGTGGCCGACGTGCTGCGCTCCGGCTGGATCACGACCGGCCCGCAGTGCCAGCGCTTCGAGGCCGCGCTGTCCGAATACTGCGGCGGGCGTCCCGTACGCGTGTTCAACTCGGGCACGGCGACGCTCGAGATCGGCCTGCGGATCGCGGGCGTCGGCCCCGGCGACGAAGTGATCACGACGCCCGCGTCGTGGGTCGCGACGAGCAACGTGATCCTCGAGACGGGCGCGACGCCCGTGTTCGTCGACATCGATCCCGTCACGCGCAACCTCGATCTCGGCCTCGTCGAAAAGGCGATCACGCCGCGCACGAAGGCGATCATCCCGGTGTACCTCGCGGGCCTGCCCGTCGACATGGACCGCCTCTACGCGATCGCGCGCGCGCACGAGTTGCGCGTGATCGAGGACGCCGCGCAGGCGCTCGGCTCGACGTGGCGTGGCCAGCGCATCGGCGCGATCGGCGACATCGTGTCGTTCAGCTTCCATCCGAACAAGAACATCACGTCGATCGAAGGCGGCGCGCTCGTGCTCAACGACGAGGCCGAGGCGACGCTCGCGCAGAAGTACCGGCTGCAGGGCATCACGCGCACGGGCCTCGACGGGATGGACTGCGACGTGCTCGGCGGCAAGTACAATCTGACCGACGTCGCCGCGCGCGTCGGCTGGGGCCAGCTCGCGCACCTCGAACGCTTCAACGCGACGCGGCACGCGCTCGCGCGCCGCTACTTCGACGCGTTCGCGAACGGGCCCGCGTGCGCGCTCGGCGTCGGGCTGCCCGTCGCGGATTTCGAAAACACCAACTGGCACATGTTCCAGATCACGCTGCCGCTCGAGAAGCTGTCGATCTCGCGCGGCGAATTCATGGAGCAGTTGAAGCAGCGCGGCATCGGCTCGGGCGTCCATTACCCGGCCATTCATCTTTTCACGCTGTACCGCGCGCGCGGCTTTGCGCAGGGCATGTTCCCCCACGCCGAGCGCTTCGGCGCGTCGACCGTCACGCTGCCGCTCTTCACGCAGATGAGCGAGGCGCACGTGCAACGGGTCGTCGACGCCGTCAACCAGATTTGCGAACAATACGGAAAATAA
- a CDS encoding SMR family transporter — protein MNPVSLFCIVTGVMLNACAQLLLKAGVRAVGHFEFTRANIVPIGFKIATQLPIIGGLGCYVLSVVVWIVGLSRVDVSVAYPMLSLGYVVNAFAAWYLFGEVLSVQRLVGIGIILIGVFVLARS, from the coding sequence ATGAACCCCGTCTCCCTCTTTTGCATCGTCACGGGCGTGATGCTGAACGCCTGCGCGCAACTGCTGCTGAAAGCCGGCGTGCGCGCCGTTGGACACTTCGAATTCACCCGTGCGAACATTGTGCCCATCGGCTTCAAGATCGCGACCCAATTGCCGATCATCGGCGGCCTCGGCTGCTACGTGCTCTCGGTGGTCGTGTGGATCGTCGGGCTGTCGCGGGTCGACGTGTCGGTCGCGTATCCGATGCTCTCGCTCGGCTACGTCGTCAACGCGTTCGCCGCGTGGTACCTGTTCGGCGAGGTGCTGTCGGTGCAACGCCTCGTCGGCATCGGCATCATCCTGATCGGCGTGTTCGTGCTCGCGCGCAGTTGA
- a CDS encoding peroxiredoxin, producing MSVEVDRQVPDFTAPATGGEFSLSGIKGKKLVLYFYPKDNTPGCTTEGLQFRDLYPKFKKAGAEIVGVSRDSLRSHENFKAKLELPFLLISDPDETLCALFGVMKLKKMYGKEVRGIERSTFLIDGAGMLRHAWRGVKVPGHVDDVLSAVQAL from the coding sequence GTGTCTGTCGAAGTCGACCGCCAAGTTCCCGATTTCACTGCGCCCGCCACGGGCGGCGAGTTTTCGCTGTCGGGCATCAAGGGCAAGAAGCTCGTGCTGTACTTCTACCCGAAGGACAACACGCCCGGCTGCACGACCGAGGGCCTGCAGTTCCGCGACCTGTATCCGAAGTTCAAGAAAGCCGGCGCGGAAATCGTCGGCGTGTCGCGCGACAGCCTGCGCTCGCACGAGAACTTCAAGGCGAAGCTCGAACTGCCGTTCCTGTTGATTTCGGACCCCGATGAAACGCTCTGCGCGCTGTTCGGCGTCATGAAACTGAAGAAAATGTATGGTAAGGAAGTGCGCGGAATCGAGCGCTCGACGTTCCTGATCGACGGCGCAGGCATGCTGCGCCACGCATGGCGCGGCGTGAAGGTGCCGGGCCATGTCGACGACGTGCTGAGCGCTGTACAAGCGCTTTGA
- a CDS encoding formyltransferase — protein MKPRAVVFAYHNVGVRCLQVLLARGVDVALVVTHEDSPTEHIWFGSVAAVAAEHGIAVITPADPAGADVRAALASAKPDFIFSFYYRHMLPVDLLALAARGAYNMHGSLLPKYRGRVPTNWAVLNGETETGATLHEMAAKPDAGAIVGQTAVPILPDDTAAQVFDKVTVAAEQTLWRVLPALLAGEAPHLPNDLSQGSYYGGRKPEDGRIDWTQPAANVYNLIRAVAPPYPGAFTDLGGTRFVIARARLAAPGTAAARAAVDLPPGLHVSDNALFGVCGDSRAVSILELRRPHDGGEAVVSPAQFAQFIHSSRHS, from the coding sequence ATGAAGCCGCGCGCCGTCGTCTTCGCGTATCACAACGTCGGCGTGCGCTGCCTGCAGGTACTGCTCGCGCGCGGCGTGGACGTCGCGCTCGTCGTCACGCACGAAGACAGCCCGACCGAGCACATCTGGTTCGGCAGCGTCGCGGCGGTCGCGGCCGAGCACGGCATCGCGGTCATCACGCCCGCCGATCCGGCCGGCGCCGACGTGCGCGCGGCGCTCGCGAGCGCGAAGCCCGATTTCATCTTCTCGTTCTATTACCGGCACATGCTGCCCGTCGACCTCCTCGCGCTCGCCGCGCGCGGCGCGTACAACATGCACGGCTCGCTGCTGCCGAAGTACCGCGGCCGCGTGCCGACGAACTGGGCGGTGCTCAACGGCGAGACCGAAACCGGCGCGACGCTGCACGAAATGGCCGCGAAGCCCGATGCGGGCGCGATCGTCGGGCAGACCGCGGTGCCGATCCTGCCCGACGACACCGCCGCGCAGGTGTTCGACAAGGTCACCGTCGCCGCGGAGCAGACGCTCTGGCGCGTGCTGCCCGCGCTGCTCGCGGGCGAAGCGCCGCACCTGCCGAACGATCTGTCGCAGGGCAGCTACTACGGCGGGCGCAAGCCCGAGGACGGGCGCATCGACTGGACGCAGCCGGCCGCGAACGTGTACAACCTGATCCGCGCGGTCGCGCCGCCGTATCCGGGCGCGTTCACCGATCTCGGCGGCACGCGCTTCGTGATCGCGCGCGCGCGGCTCGCCGCGCCCGGCACGGCCGCCGCGCGCGCGGCCGTCGATTTGCCGCCGGGCCTGCACGTAAGCGATAATGCGCTGTTCGGCGTTTGCGGCGACAGCCGCGCCGTCTCCATTCTCGAACTGCGCCGGCCGCACGACGGCGGCGAAGCCGTCGTTTCCCCGGCGCAATTCGCGCAGTTCATTCATTCTTCCCGTCATTCATGA
- a CDS encoding glycosyltransferase — protein sequence MTHPETRATHPEVSIVIPVYNEEAGLAALFARLYPALDALGTPYEVILVNDGSRDRSAALLADQFRVRPDTTRVVLLNGNYGQHMAILAGFEQSRGEIVITLDADLQNPPEEIGKLIAKMREGYDYVGSIRLQRQDSLFRRKASAAMNRLRERITRIKMTDQGCMLRAYSRHIIDTINRCGEVNTFIPALAYTFAQNPTEIEVAHEERFAGESKYSLYSLIRLNFDLVTGFSVVPLQWLSFIGVILSLGSAALFVLLVVRRFIVGAEVQGVFTLFAITFFLLGVIIFALGLLGEYIGRIYQQVRARPRYLIHTVLEARDGKPGVTLAAERREAAR from the coding sequence ATGACTCACCCTGAAACACGCGCGACGCATCCTGAAGTTTCGATCGTCATCCCCGTGTACAACGAGGAAGCGGGGCTCGCCGCGCTCTTCGCGCGGCTCTACCCGGCGCTCGACGCGCTCGGCACGCCGTACGAGGTGATCCTCGTCAACGACGGCAGCCGCGACCGCTCGGCCGCCCTCCTCGCCGATCAGTTCCGCGTGCGTCCGGACACGACGCGCGTCGTGCTGCTGAACGGCAACTACGGCCAGCACATGGCGATCCTCGCGGGCTTCGAGCAGTCGCGCGGCGAGATCGTCATCACGCTCGACGCCGATCTGCAGAACCCGCCGGAGGAAATCGGCAAGCTGATCGCGAAGATGCGCGAAGGCTACGACTACGTCGGCTCGATCCGGCTGCAGCGCCAGGACAGCCTGTTCCGCCGCAAGGCGTCGGCCGCGATGAACCGGCTGCGCGAGCGCATCACGCGCATCAAGATGACCGACCAGGGCTGCATGCTGCGCGCGTACAGCCGCCACATCATCGACACGATCAACCGCTGCGGCGAGGTGAACACGTTCATCCCCGCGCTCGCGTACACGTTCGCGCAAAACCCGACCGAAATCGAGGTCGCGCACGAAGAGCGCTTCGCGGGCGAATCGAAATACTCGCTGTACAGCCTGATCCGCCTGAACTTCGATCTCGTCACGGGCTTCTCGGTCGTGCCGCTGCAATGGCTGTCGTTCATCGGCGTGATCCTCTCGCTCGGCTCGGCCGCGCTCTTCGTGCTGCTCGTCGTGCGCCGCTTCATCGTCGGCGCGGAAGTGCAGGGCGTGTTCACGCTGTTCGCGATCACGTTCTTCCTGCTCGGCGTGATCATCTTCGCGCTCGGCCTGCTCGGCGAATACATCGGACGAATCTACCAGCAGGTCCGCGCGCGGCCGCGCTACCTGATCCACACCGTGCTCGAGGCGCGCGACGGCAAGCCCGGCGTCACGCTCGCCGCCGAGCGCCGCGAGGCCGCGCGATGA
- a CDS encoding polysaccharide deacetylase family protein: MARIVLKIDVDTLRGTREGVPNLARIFDRFAARATFLFSLGPDHTGWAMRRVLRPGFLKKVSRTSVVEHYGVRQLLYGVLLPGPDIGRRARADMRAIHEAGFECGIHTWDHVYWQDNVRRRPREWTVREMNKSRERFVEIFGAPPVTHGAAGWQMNDAAFEQIDAWGMRYASDGRGHSPYLPVVAGKTLAHVQMPTTLPTLDEILGVDGIDTGNVAARVLEHTERNPHDQVFTLHAELEGQKLAPVFEQLLAGWRAQGHTFATMGDYYATLDRAALPSYPVAWGEIPGRSGELIVQPD; the protein is encoded by the coding sequence TTGGCTCGCATCGTCCTCAAGATCGACGTCGACACGTTGCGCGGCACGCGCGAAGGCGTGCCGAACCTCGCGCGCATCTTCGATCGCTTCGCCGCGCGCGCGACCTTCCTCTTCAGCCTCGGCCCCGATCACACCGGCTGGGCGATGCGCCGCGTGCTGCGCCCCGGGTTCCTGAAGAAGGTGTCGCGCACGTCGGTCGTCGAACATTACGGCGTCAGGCAACTGCTGTACGGCGTGCTGCTGCCCGGCCCCGACATCGGCCGCCGCGCGCGAGCCGACATGCGCGCGATCCACGAAGCCGGCTTCGAATGCGGCATCCACACGTGGGATCACGTGTACTGGCAGGACAACGTCCGCCGGCGCCCGCGCGAGTGGACCGTGCGCGAGATGAACAAGAGCCGCGAGCGCTTCGTCGAGATCTTCGGCGCGCCGCCCGTCACGCACGGCGCGGCCGGCTGGCAGATGAACGACGCGGCGTTCGAGCAGATCGACGCGTGGGGGATGCGCTACGCGTCGGACGGCCGCGGCCATTCGCCGTATCTGCCCGTCGTCGCGGGCAAAACGCTCGCGCACGTGCAGATGCCGACCACGCTGCCGACGCTCGACGAGATCCTCGGCGTGGACGGCATCGATACGGGCAACGTCGCCGCGCGTGTGCTCGAGCATACCGAGCGCAATCCGCACGACCAGGTGTTCACGCTGCACGCGGAGCTCGAAGGCCAGAAGCTCGCGCCGGTGTTCGAGCAACTGCTCGCGGGCTGGCGCGCGCAAGGCCACACGTTCGCGACGATGGGCGACTATTACGCGACGCTGGACCGCGCCGCGCTGCCATCGTACCCTGTCGCGTGGGGCGAAATCCCCGGCCGCTCCGGCGAGCTGATCGTCCAGCCCGACTGA
- a CDS encoding glycosyltransferase family 39 protein, with the protein MNDTPTRLPLDRAAPVTLNRAALLLLVAALAVIWFAPLGLRHLIPSDEGRYAEMAREMFVTGDWITPRYNGYKYFEKPPLQTWLNALTFAWFGIGEWQARLYTALASFAGVLFAGYAGARVFNPRAGFFAALVLASSPYWNLMGHFNALDMGLSLWMTVTLCALLLAQRPGIGKRAERGWMWLCWASMALAVLSKGLIGLILPGAVLVLYTLASRDWALWKRLHLVSGLVIFFAIATPWFVLVQSRNPEFFNFFFIVQQFRRYLTPEQNRPGAFYYFAPVLAVGFLPWLSVSVQSVRHALRIPRQPNGFAPMLMLATWSVFIFLFFSASHSKLISYVLPVAPALALMIGAYLPLVSREQFRRHLFGYLVFLVAAAFGTLFLARLGDARTPNSQYLEFQKWVYVALAAAFALTLVAVWLNRRGRAGVAAAAVAFGAGWLLLGTIGGTGHDAFGRYSSGALLAPAIREELAKLPPDTPFYSVETLDHTLPFYVGHTMIMVERKDELTFGISVEPNKWVPTVAEWEQRWRADRHALALMSPDRYKQLSEAGLPMRVVARDNRRVVVEKPQSRAAKDPNR; encoded by the coding sequence ATGAACGATACGCCGACGAGGCTACCGCTCGATCGCGCCGCGCCCGTGACGCTGAACCGCGCCGCGCTCCTCCTTCTCGTCGCGGCGCTCGCCGTGATCTGGTTCGCGCCGCTCGGCCTGCGCCATCTGATTCCGAGCGACGAAGGGCGCTACGCCGAAATGGCCCGCGAGATGTTCGTCACGGGCGACTGGATCACGCCGCGCTACAACGGCTACAAGTATTTCGAGAAGCCGCCGCTGCAGACCTGGCTCAACGCGCTCACGTTCGCGTGGTTCGGCATCGGCGAATGGCAGGCGCGCCTGTACACGGCGCTCGCGAGCTTCGCGGGCGTGCTCTTCGCCGGCTACGCCGGCGCGCGCGTGTTCAACCCGCGCGCGGGCTTTTTCGCGGCGCTCGTGCTCGCGAGCTCGCCGTACTGGAACCTGATGGGCCACTTCAACGCGCTCGACATGGGGCTGTCGCTGTGGATGACGGTCACGCTCTGCGCGCTGCTGCTCGCGCAGCGCCCCGGCATCGGCAAGCGCGCCGAGCGCGGCTGGATGTGGCTCTGCTGGGCGTCGATGGCGCTCGCCGTGCTGTCGAAGGGCCTGATCGGCCTGATCCTGCCGGGCGCCGTGCTCGTCCTCTACACGCTCGCGTCCCGCGACTGGGCGCTGTGGAAACGCCTGCACCTCGTGAGCGGCCTCGTCATCTTCTTCGCGATCGCGACACCCTGGTTCGTGCTCGTGCAGTCGCGCAACCCCGAGTTCTTCAACTTCTTCTTCATCGTCCAGCAGTTCCGGCGCTACCTGACGCCCGAGCAGAACCGCCCCGGCGCGTTCTACTACTTCGCGCCGGTGCTCGCCGTCGGCTTCCTGCCGTGGCTGTCCGTGAGCGTGCAGAGCGTGCGCCACGCGCTGCGCATCCCGCGCCAGCCGAACGGCTTCGCGCCGATGCTCATGCTCGCGACGTGGAGCGTGTTCATTTTCCTGTTCTTCAGCGCGTCCCATTCGAAGCTGATCTCGTACGTGCTGCCGGTGGCGCCCGCGCTCGCGCTGATGATCGGCGCGTATCTGCCGCTCGTGTCGCGCGAGCAGTTCCGCCGCCATCTGTTCGGCTACCTGGTATTTCTCGTCGCCGCCGCATTCGGCACGCTTTTCCTCGCGCGGCTGGGCGACGCACGCACGCCGAATTCGCAGTACCTGGAATTCCAGAAATGGGTGTACGTGGCGCTCGCCGCGGCGTTCGCGCTCACGCTCGTCGCCGTCTGGCTCAACCGCCGCGGCCGCGCGGGCGTCGCGGCGGCGGCCGTCGCGTTCGGCGCCGGCTGGCTGCTCCTCGGCACGATCGGCGGCACCGGGCACGACGCGTTCGGCCGCTACAGCTCGGGCGCGCTCCTCGCGCCCGCGATCCGCGAGGAACTCGCGAAGCTGCCGCCCGACACGCCGTTCTATTCCGTCGAGACGCTCGATCACACGCTGCCGTTCTACGTCGGCCACACGATGATCATGGTCGAGCGCAAGGACGAGCTCACGTTCGGCATCTCGGTCGAGCCGAACAAGTGGGTGCCGACCGTCGCCGAATGGGAGCAGCGCTGGCGCGCCGATCGCCACGCGCTCGCGCTGATGTCGCCCGACCGCTACAAGCAGTTATCGGAGGCCGGCCTGCCGATGCGCGTCGTCGCACGCGACAACCGGCGCGTCGTCGTCGAGAAGCCGCAATCCCGAGCCGCGAAGGACCCGAATCGATGA
- a CDS encoding PhoH family protein, which yields MVVAANTTTPLRAVAPAADASAGAPRARRAKQTAALLQPVPAAPAPVARSSKTDAAKPAAAAPAAPRAAAKTRGRKDAEVEMQKLFVLDTNVLMHDPSSLFRFEEHDVYLPMMTLEELDNHKKGMSEVARNARQVSRTLDSLVADAGPISAGIPLARLGSREALGRLYFQTTLTSIEPVEGLPQGKADNQILGVVRALQRERPDRQVVLVSKDINMRVKAHALGLPAEDYFNDQVLEDKDLLYSGVRELPQDFWTKHAKGMESWQDTKTGTTYYRVTGPLVASMLVNEFAYLEPQNGEPAFHAIVRELNGKTALLQTLRDYSHHKNNVWGITARNREQNFALNLLMNPEIGFVTLLGQAGTGKTLVALAAGLAQVLDDKRYNEIIVTRATVPVGEDIGFLPGTEEEKMQPWMGAFDDNLEVLQKTDDAAGEWGRAATQELIRSRLKVKSMNFMRGRTFVDKYVIIDEAQNLTPKQMKTLVTRAGPGTKIICLGNIAQIDTPYLTEGSSGLTYVVDRFKGWGHSGHVTLARGERSRLADYASDIL from the coding sequence ATGGTCGTCGCCGCGAACACCACCACGCCGCTGCGCGCCGTCGCGCCCGCCGCCGACGCGAGCGCCGGCGCGCCGCGCGCGCGCCGGGCAAAGCAGACGGCCGCGCTGCTGCAGCCGGTGCCGGCCGCGCCTGCCCCCGTCGCGCGCTCGTCGAAGACCGATGCGGCGAAGCCCGCGGCAGCCGCGCCCGCCGCGCCGCGCGCGGCCGCGAAAACACGCGGCCGCAAGGACGCCGAAGTCGAGATGCAAAAACTCTTCGTGCTCGACACGAACGTGCTGATGCATGATCCGAGCAGCCTGTTCCGCTTCGAGGAGCACGACGTCTATCTGCCGATGATGACGCTCGAGGAGCTCGACAATCACAAGAAGGGCATGTCGGAAGTCGCGCGCAACGCGCGCCAGGTGAGCCGCACGCTCGACTCGCTCGTCGCCGATGCGGGCCCGATCTCGGCCGGCATTCCGCTCGCGCGCCTCGGCAGCCGCGAGGCGCTCGGCCGCCTGTATTTCCAGACCACGCTCACGAGCATCGAGCCTGTCGAGGGCCTGCCGCAGGGCAAGGCCGACAACCAGATCCTGGGCGTCGTGCGCGCGCTGCAGCGCGAGCGGCCCGATCGGCAGGTCGTGCTGGTGTCGAAAGACATCAACATGCGGGTCAAGGCGCACGCGCTCGGCCTGCCCGCCGAGGACTATTTCAACGATCAGGTTCTCGAAGACAAGGATCTGCTCTACTCCGGCGTGCGCGAACTGCCGCAGGACTTCTGGACGAAGCACGCGAAGGGGATGGAGAGCTGGCAGGACACGAAGACGGGCACGACGTACTACCGCGTGACGGGCCCGCTCGTCGCGTCGATGCTCGTCAACGAGTTCGCCTATCTCGAGCCGCAGAACGGCGAGCCCGCGTTCCACGCGATCGTGCGCGAGCTGAACGGCAAGACGGCGCTGTTGCAGACGCTGCGCGACTACAGCCACCACAAGAACAACGTGTGGGGCATCACCGCGCGCAACCGCGAACAGAATTTCGCGCTGAACCTGCTGATGAACCCCGAGATCGGCTTCGTCACGCTGCTCGGCCAGGCCGGCACCGGCAAGACGCTCGTCGCGCTCGCGGCGGGCTTGGCGCAGGTGCTCGACGACAAGCGCTACAACGAGATCATCGTCACGCGCGCGACCGTGCCGGTGGGCGAGGACATCGGCTTCCTGCCCGGCACCGAGGAAGAGAAGATGCAGCCGTGGATGGGCGCGTTCGACGACAACCTCGAAGTGCTGCAGAAAACCGACGACGCGGCGGGCGAATGGGGCCGCGCGGCGACGCAGGAGCTGATCCGCTCGCGCCTGAAGGTCAAGAGCATGAACTTCATGCGCGGCCGCACGTTCGTCGACAAGTACGTGATCATCGACGAGGCGCAGAACCTCACGCCCAAGCAGATGAAAACGCTCGTCACGCGCGCGGGCCCCGGCACGAAGATCATCTGCCTCGGCAACATCGCGCAGATCGACACGCCGTACCTGACGGAAGGCAGCTCGGGCCTCACGTACGTCGTCGATCGCTTCAAGGGCTGGGGCCACAGCGGCCACGTGACGCTCGCGCGCGGCGAGCGCTCACGGCTGGCCGATTACGCGTCCGACATCCTGTAA